A single window of Salvia splendens isolate huo1 chromosome 6, SspV2, whole genome shotgun sequence DNA harbors:
- the LOC121809435 gene encoding oligopeptide transporter 4-like, which produces MGTLEPAAAAVVDEEEESPIEEVRLTVTNKDDPSLPVWTFRMWFLGLLSCAMLSFLNQFFAYRTEPLVITQITVQVATLPIGHFLAAALPKAAFRIPGFGPRRFSLNPGPFNMKEHVLISIFANAGSAFGNGSAYAVGIVTIVKAFYGRNISFLAGWLLIITTQVLGYGWAGLLRKYVIEPAHMWWPGTLVQVSLFRALHEKDEERTSRAKFFLIVMICSFSWYLFPGYLFPTLTSISWMCWAFSKSVTAQQIGSGMRGLGLGAITLDWTAIASFLGSPLVSPFFAIMNVFAGYALIIYIVLPIAYWGFNLYGARKFPIFSSHLFTAQGQKYNISAIVNDKFELDIERYQQQGRIHLSMFFSLTYGFGFATIASTLTHVACFYGREICERFRASYTKKEDIHTRLMRKYADIPSWWFYILLAVTFTASLMLSIFLNDQVQMPWWALVFACIIAFVFTLPISIITATTNQTPGLNIITEYVMGIVYPGRPIANVCFKVYGYMSMAQAVSFLSDFKLGHYMKIPPRSMFIVQSVGTVIAGTINISVAWWLLTSIKNICQDDLLPPDSPWTCPGDRVFFDASVIWGLVGPKRIFGSLGDYSSMNWFFLGGAIGPVIVWLFHKAFPRQSWIPLINLPVLLGATGMMPPATPLNYNAWIIFGTIFNYFVFRYRKRWWQRYNYIVSAALDAGVAFMAVALYFTLGIEERGIDWWGTSGEHCSLATCPTAKGIQVAGCPLY; this is translated from the exons ATGGGAACTCTGGAGCCCGCCGCCGCAGCCGTGGTGGACGAAGAAGAGGAGTCCCCGATCGAAGAGGTGCGGCTCACCGTGACGAACAAGGACGACCCGAGCCTACCGGTGTGGACTTTCCGGATGTGGTTCCTTGGGCTTCTCTCGTGCGCGATGCTCTCTTTCCTCAACCAGTTCTTCGCCTACCGCACCGAGCCTCTCGTCATAACTCAGATCACCGTCCAAGTCGCCACCCTCCCCATCGGCCATTTCTTGGCGGCCGCGCTGCCCAAGGCCGCCTTCCGCATCCCCGGCTTCGGCCCCCGCCGCTTCTCTCTCAACCCGGGCCCCTTTAACATGAAGGAGCACGTCCTCATCTCCATATTCGCTAATGCCGGCAGCGCCTTCGGGAATGGCTCCGCTTATGCTGTTGGGATTGTCACCATTGTTAAGGCCTTTTATGGCCGAAATATCTCCTTCTTGGCTGGTTGGCTCCTCATCATCACCACTCAG GTGCTGGGATACGGGTGGGCCGGGCTTTTGAGGAAGTATGTGATCGAGCCGGCCCACATGTGGTGGCCCGGGACTCTAGTCCAAGTCTCACTCTTTCG GGCTTTGCATGAAAAGGACGAGGAACGTACGTCGAGGGCCAAGTTTTTCCTAATCGTGATGATATGCAGCTTCTCTTGGTACCTATTCCCCGGCTACCTCTTCCCAACTCTGACAAGCATTTCATGGATGTGTTGGGCATTCTCCAAGTCAGTCACAGCGCAACAGATCGGGTCAGGCATGAGAGGGCTTGGCCTCGGAGCCATAACATTGGATTGGACCGCCATAGCATCCTTCTTGGGCAGCCCACTTGTGTCTCCCTTCTTTGCCATAATGAATGTCTTTGCTGGTTATGCACTTATCATCTACATAGTGCTTCCAATAGCCTACTGGGGATTCAACTTGTATGGTGCTAGGAAGTTTCCAATTTTCTCCTCTCACCTGTTCACAGCTCAAGGTCAGAAATATAACATATCTGCAATTGTAAATGACAAGTTTGAGTTGGACATCGAAAGATACCAACAGCAGGGCAGGATACATCTCAGCATGTTCTTTTCCCTCACCTATGGCTTTGGTTTTGCAACTATTGCCTCTACTCTGACTCATGTGGCTTGCTTCTATGGAAG GGAAATATGTGAAAGATTTCGAGCTTCATACACAAAAAAGGAGGACATTCATACAAGGCTCATGCGCAAATACGCGGACATACCTTCCTGGTGGTTCTATATATTACTAGCTGTGACATTTACTGCTTCTCTGATGCTCTCAATCTTCTTGAATGACCAAGTTCAGATGCCATGGTGGGCGTTGGTCTTCGCCTGCATCATTGCTTTTGTTTTCACGCTTCCAATCAGTATCATCACAGCCACCACAAACCAG ACTCCGGGGTTGAATATAATCACAGAGTATGTTATGGGTATAGTCTACCCAGGAAGACCAATTGCAAATGTGTGCTTCAAAGTGTATGGTTATATGAGCATGGCACAGGCTGTCTCTTTCCTTAGTGATTTCAAGCTCGGCCACTACATGAAGATCCCTCCCAGATCAATGTTTATAGTTCAG TCCGTGGGAACGGTTATAGCTGGAACAATCAACATCTCTGTGGCGTGGTGGCTGCTTACGTCTATCAAAAACATATGCCAAGATGACCTCCTTCCACCAGACAGTCCATGGACATGCCCCGGAGACAGAGTCTTCTTCGATGCATCGGTCATCTGGGGGCTAGTAGGGCCCAAAAGGATCTTCGGAAGTCTTGGAGATTACAGTTCAATGAACTGGTTTTTCCTTGGAGGTGCAATAGGTCCTGTCATTGTTTGGCTCTTCCACAAGGCCTTTCCAAGGCAATCTTGGATACCTCTAATCAACCTGCCTGTCCTTCTAGGGGCAACGGGTATGATGCCACCAGCAACGCCGTTAAACTACAATGCCTGGATCATCTTTGGTACGATCTTCAACTACTTTGTCTTCCGCTACCGGAAGAGGTGGTGGCAAAGGTATAACTACATTGTTTCGGCGGCTCTAGATGCGGGAGTGGCTTTCATGGCGGTGGCGCTCTATTTTACGTTGGGGATAGAGGAAAGAGGAATAGATTGGTGGGGCACGAGTGGCGAACACTGCAGCTTGGCTACTTGCCCTACTGCTAAAGGCATACAAGTTGCTGGTTGTCCACTCTACTGA